In one Callospermophilus lateralis isolate mCalLat2 unplaced genomic scaffold, mCalLat2.hap1 Scaffold_84, whole genome shotgun sequence genomic region, the following are encoded:
- the LOC143386557 gene encoding small ubiquitin-related modifier 1-like isoform X2, protein MSDQEAKPSTEDLGDKKEKEYIKLKVIGQDSSEIHFKVKMTTHLKKLKESYCQRQLGMEEEDVIEVY, encoded by the exons ATGTCTGATCAGGAGGCAAAACCTTCAACTGAGGATTTGGGggataagaaagaaaaagaatacatTAAACTCAAAGTAATTGGACAGGATAGCAGTGAGATTCACTTTAAAGTGAAAATGACAACACATCTCAAGAAACTCAAAGAATCATATTGTCAAAGAC aactgggaatggagGAAGAAGATGTGATTGAAGTTTATTAG
- the LOC143386557 gene encoding small ubiquitin-related modifier 1-like isoform X1 — translation MSDQEAKPSTEDLGDKKEKEYIKLKVIGQDSSEIHFKVKMTTHLKKLKESYCQRQGVPMNSLRFLFEGQRIAIADNHTPKELGMEEEDVIEVY, via the coding sequence ATGTCTGATCAGGAGGCAAAACCTTCAACTGAGGATTTGGGggataagaaagaaaaagaatacatTAAACTCAAAGTAATTGGACAGGATAGCAGTGAGATTCACTTTAAAGTGAAAATGACAACACATCTCAAGAAACTCAAAGAATCATATTGTCAAAGACAGGGAGTTCCAATGAATTCACTCAGGTTTCTCTTTGAAGGTCAGAGAATTGCAATTGCTGATAATCATACTCcaaaagaactgggaatggagGAAGAAGATGTGATTGAAGTTTATTAG